A window of the Haloarcula litorea genome harbors these coding sequences:
- a CDS encoding DUF5791 family protein yields MLRAEFPDAGEQSADELLAAYGSVLAATVESVGVDGVSTATGLDRETVAAVADGEVADLTLAEAAAVLATDPDRPDADAVQAEAQDILLMGMTTAVMDVESLASGIDDELEPKEIQQKIEGRHPMTLAEYALLHSHIEGEQR; encoded by the coding sequence ATGCTCAGAGCGGAGTTCCCCGACGCCGGCGAGCAGTCGGCCGACGAGCTGCTGGCCGCGTACGGGTCGGTGCTCGCGGCGACGGTCGAGTCGGTCGGCGTCGACGGGGTCTCGACGGCGACCGGTCTCGACAGGGAGACGGTGGCGGCGGTCGCGGACGGCGAAGTGGCCGACCTGACGCTCGCGGAGGCGGCGGCCGTCCTCGCGACCGATCCGGACCGTCCCGACGCCGACGCCGTCCAGGCCGAGGCACAGGACATCCTCCTGATGGGGATGACGACGGCCGTGATGGACGTGGAGTCGCTTGCTTCCGGCATCGACGACGAGCTGGAGCCCAAGGAGATCCAGCAGAAAATCGAGGGGCGACACCCGATGACCCTCGCGGAGTACGCCCTGCTGCACAGCCACATCGAGGGCGAGCAGCGGTGA
- a CDS encoding SDR family oxidoreductase: MRVAVLGCGYVGLELARQLGDDHEVVGVRRSDGGLAAVEDAGAEAVRADVTDADSLAAVPDADWLVFAASSGGRGADAARKVYVEGLETAIDHFWARDDAPDRLVYTSSTGVYGDHGGDWVDEETPLDPRTEKTEVLAEAERIARERPVEHGGHGTVARFAGLYGPDRYRLERYLDGPVTAGYLNMVHRDDAAGAVRFLLEGDHREEVVLVVDDEPVEKWAFADWLAEHCDAPFPPKQTVEERLADSELSETAKRRVRTSKRCSNERLRSLGYEFRHPTFRSGYRAAIEAYRAD; the protein is encoded by the coding sequence ATGCGGGTCGCCGTCCTCGGCTGTGGCTACGTCGGTCTGGAACTGGCCCGGCAGCTCGGCGACGACCACGAGGTGGTGGGCGTCCGCCGCTCCGACGGGGGCCTCGCGGCGGTCGAGGACGCGGGTGCCGAGGCGGTGCGGGCGGACGTGACCGACGCCGACTCGCTGGCGGCGGTGCCCGACGCCGACTGGCTCGTGTTCGCGGCCAGTTCCGGCGGTCGCGGAGCCGACGCCGCCCGTAAGGTGTACGTCGAGGGGCTGGAGACGGCGATCGACCACTTCTGGGCGCGCGACGACGCCCCCGACCGGCTGGTGTACACGTCGAGTACGGGGGTCTACGGCGACCACGGGGGCGACTGGGTCGACGAGGAGACGCCGCTGGACCCCCGGACGGAGAAGACCGAGGTGCTGGCCGAGGCCGAGCGGATCGCTCGTGAACGCCCAGTCGAGCACGGCGGTCACGGCACCGTGGCCCGCTTCGCCGGGCTCTACGGCCCCGACCGGTACCGGCTGGAGCGGTACCTGGATGGGCCGGTCACCGCCGGCTACCTGAACATGGTCCACCGCGACGACGCGGCCGGGGCGGTGCGGTTCCTGCTTGAGGGGGACCACCGCGAGGAGGTGGTGCTCGTCGTCGACGACGAGCCCGTCGAGAAGTGGGCCTTCGCCGACTGGCTGGCCGAGCACTGCGACGCACCGTTCCCGCCGAAACAGACCGTCGAGGAGCGCCTCGCGGACTCCGAGCTCTCCGAGACGGCGAAGCGACGGGTTCGGACGAGCAAGCGGTGTTCGAACGAGCGGCTGCGGTCGCTGGGCTACGAGTTCCGCCATCCGACGTTCAGATCGGGGTACCGGGCGGCAATCGAGGCTTACCGAGCCGACTAG
- a CDS encoding DHH family phosphoesterase — protein MTQVSVGDPGQLVPRVVDYASENPLVVAGAVAGLFVGCLLLLGAYRYLGRGPAARFRSVLADYDEVAVLMHPNPDPDAMSAALAVGQLAGAVDTRTTLYYPGEIRRPENRAFQTVLDLDFTHVESESDVREDDVVLVDHNEPRGFPNAEAIEPVAVVDHHPGGGTGRRFTDVRTDAGACATLLAEYFDSLDWSFYEVDTALSDGGVDTDDVPPDALPSHVATGLVYGIQSDTRQLTNGCSAADFDAAAYLYEGMDGDLLNRIANPQVDAEVLEVKARAINDRDVEGPFAYADVGEVSNTDAIPQAADELETLEGVSAVVVVGESDGTLRLAGRSRDDRVHIGRAIEAVVEDIPMAEGGGHARMGGGQIPVEYMAGIGPSSGTSRQELRERVFEALSGER, from the coding sequence ATGACACAGGTGTCGGTCGGCGACCCGGGACAGCTCGTCCCCCGGGTGGTGGACTACGCCAGCGAGAACCCGCTGGTGGTCGCCGGTGCCGTCGCTGGCCTCTTCGTGGGCTGTCTGCTTCTCTTGGGCGCGTACCGGTACCTCGGGCGTGGGCCGGCCGCTCGGTTCAGGTCGGTACTCGCGGACTACGACGAGGTGGCGGTGCTGATGCACCCGAACCCCGACCCGGACGCGATGTCGGCCGCACTGGCCGTCGGCCAGCTCGCCGGTGCCGTCGACACCCGGACGACCCTCTACTATCCCGGGGAGATCCGTCGCCCGGAGAACCGAGCGTTCCAGACGGTGTTGGACCTGGATTTCACGCACGTCGAGTCGGAGAGCGACGTCCGCGAAGACGACGTCGTCCTCGTCGACCACAACGAACCGCGGGGGTTCCCGAACGCGGAGGCCATCGAGCCCGTCGCCGTCGTCGACCACCATCCGGGGGGCGGCACCGGGCGGCGGTTCACCGACGTACGGACGGACGCGGGGGCCTGCGCGACGCTGCTCGCGGAGTACTTCGACTCGCTGGACTGGTCCTTCTACGAGGTCGACACCGCGCTGTCCGACGGCGGCGTCGACACGGACGACGTGCCGCCGGACGCGCTCCCGAGCCACGTCGCGACGGGGCTGGTCTACGGCATCCAGTCGGACACCAGACAGCTGACCAACGGCTGTTCGGCGGCGGACTTCGACGCGGCGGCGTACCTCTACGAGGGGATGGACGGCGACCTGCTCAACCGCATCGCCAACCCCCAGGTCGACGCCGAGGTGCTGGAGGTGAAAGCGCGCGCGATCAACGACCGGGACGTCGAGGGGCCGTTCGCCTACGCCGACGTGGGGGAGGTGTCGAACACGGACGCCATCCCGCAGGCCGCCGACGAACTGGAGACGCTGGAGGGCGTCTCCGCGGTGGTGGTCGTCGGCGAGTCCGACGGGACGCTCCGGCTGGCCGGGCGCTCGCGGGACGACCGGGTCCACATCGGGCGCGCCATCGAGGCGGTCGTCGAGGACATCCCGATGGCGGAGGGCGGCGGCCACGCCCGGATGGGCGGCGGGCAGATCCCCGTCGAGTACATGGCCGGCATCGGCCCCAGCAGCGGGACGAGCCGGCAGGAGTTGCGCGAGCGCGTCTTCGAGGCGTTGAGCGGCGAGCGCTGA
- a CDS encoding aldo/keto reductase has product MATREATWAYRDDHDEFARTFYRRFGDGIVSSIGVGTYLGDPTDERDDRYHDAITTCLESGVNVLDTAINYRHQRSERVVGRAVADADVDRESVVVATKGGFVPFDGERPDDPGAFVRREYVDTGIADRDDLVGGQHCIAPDYIEEQLDRSLSNLGLDTIDLYYVHNPETQLAENDRGAVYDQLQATFERLEERAAAGDVKHYGVATWEGLRVPPDHESHLSLPEIVERARAAADAVGNTATHFRAIQLPFNVHMADAFTRAAHDGAEGPQSALWFAHEAGLDVFTSASIMQGRLAEEVPDAVAAKLDGETSAQRAINFARSAPGVTCALVGTGSVEHARENVAAGRYEPLGADAFDAVFE; this is encoded by the coding sequence ATGGCAACACGGGAAGCGACCTGGGCGTACCGCGACGACCACGACGAGTTCGCCCGCACCTTCTACCGGCGGTTCGGCGACGGCATCGTCTCCAGCATCGGCGTCGGAACGTACCTCGGGGACCCGACCGACGAACGAGACGACCGGTACCACGACGCCATCACGACGTGTCTCGAATCGGGCGTCAACGTCCTCGACACGGCCATCAACTACCGCCACCAGCGGTCCGAGCGGGTGGTCGGGCGGGCGGTCGCCGACGCCGACGTGGACCGCGAGAGCGTCGTCGTCGCGACCAAGGGCGGGTTCGTCCCCTTCGACGGCGAGCGCCCAGACGACCCCGGCGCGTTCGTCCGGCGGGAGTACGTCGACACGGGGATCGCCGACCGCGACGACCTCGTCGGCGGGCAACACTGCATCGCGCCGGACTACATCGAGGAGCAACTGGACCGCTCGCTGTCGAACCTCGGACTGGACACGATCGACCTGTACTACGTCCACAACCCCGAGACGCAGCTCGCGGAGAACGACCGCGGGGCCGTCTACGACCAGCTCCAGGCGACCTTCGAGCGGCTGGAGGAGCGGGCCGCGGCCGGCGACGTCAAGCACTACGGCGTGGCGACCTGGGAGGGGCTGCGGGTGCCGCCGGACCACGAGAGCCACCTCTCGCTGCCCGAGATCGTCGAGCGGGCGCGGGCCGCCGCCGACGCCGTCGGCAACACGGCCACCCACTTCCGGGCGATCCAGCTCCCGTTCAACGTCCACATGGCCGACGCGTTCACGAGGGCCGCCCACGACGGGGCCGAGGGGCCGCAGTCGGCGCTGTGGTTCGCCCACGAGGCCGGGCTGGACGTGTTCACGAGCGCGTCGATCATGCAGGGGCGGCTGGCCGAGGAGGTTCCGGACGCGGTGGCGGCGAAGCTCGACGGCGAGACCAGCGCCCAGCGGGCGATCAACTTCGCCCGGAGCGCCCCCGGCGTGACCTGCGCGCTGGTCGGGACTGGCTCGGTCGAGCACGCACGGGAGAACGTGGCCGCGGGCCGGTACGAACCGCTCGGTGCCGACGCCTTCGACGCCGTCTTCGAGTAG
- a CDS encoding HVO_0758 family zinc finger protein: MDSVRKALRSGDVEKDSYGRLSCTDCGEELGTENDPDEVGKVRVCPSCGSKWKELS, translated from the coding sequence ATGGACTCAGTCAGGAAGGCGCTCCGCTCCGGGGACGTGGAGAAGGACAGCTACGGGCGGCTCTCGTGTACGGACTGCGGCGAGGAGCTGGGGACGGAGAACGACCCCGACGAGGTGGGGAAGGTGCGGGTGTGTCCGTCCTGTGGCTCCAAGTGGAAGGAGCTGAGCTGA
- a CDS encoding MFS transporter — MVFLINLARVVFAPLIEPIRAATGASDATLGLLATLVWVGSAVPRLPTGYLLTRFDRSTVVLASGVVLTLGTAFTALVTDPTLLLVGAFLMGLASGGYIIAGNTLVSELYPASPGKALGRHGVAAQLAAVGAPALVSAALLVGDWQTTLRAMAVAAGLTAVVFAVVARRSDLPEAGTEDRNLVRAIRSQWRIVLTTVVVLGVTTFVWNGLFNFYVTYLKTLGFAEGTGRLLLQVIFGAGVPAFYVSGRLADRLPGIQYLLVLVTAFTCCILVLPAVRGFWAFVAFSAVTGYVIHSVFPAVDTYLLGTLPDRHRASAYAAYGAGMMVLQAPGSLVVGVLRSRQVPFPVIFEWMGGGLVALVVVLLALHVGGRLPQTAEA, encoded by the coding sequence CTGGTGTTCCTCATCAACCTCGCGAGAGTCGTCTTCGCGCCGCTCATCGAGCCGATCCGGGCGGCGACGGGGGCGAGCGACGCGACGCTCGGACTGCTCGCGACGCTGGTCTGGGTCGGCAGCGCCGTCCCCCGGCTCCCGACGGGCTACCTGCTGACCCGCTTCGACCGCTCGACGGTCGTCCTCGCCTCCGGCGTCGTCCTCACGCTCGGGACCGCGTTCACCGCGCTGGTCACCGACCCGACGCTGCTGCTGGTCGGCGCGTTCCTGATGGGACTGGCCAGCGGGGGCTACATCATCGCGGGCAACACCCTCGTCAGCGAGCTCTACCCGGCCAGTCCGGGGAAGGCGCTGGGCCGCCACGGCGTCGCCGCACAGCTGGCCGCCGTCGGCGCGCCGGCGCTGGTCTCGGCGGCGCTGCTGGTCGGGGACTGGCAGACGACGCTGCGGGCGATGGCCGTCGCCGCCGGCCTGACGGCGGTGGTGTTCGCCGTGGTCGCACGCCGCAGCGACCTCCCCGAGGCCGGCACCGAGGACCGGAACCTCGTCCGGGCGATCCGTTCGCAGTGGCGCATCGTCCTCACCACGGTCGTGGTGCTGGGCGTGACGACGTTCGTCTGGAACGGCCTGTTCAACTTCTACGTCACCTACCTGAAGACGCTGGGGTTCGCGGAGGGGACCGGGAGGCTCCTCCTGCAGGTGATCTTCGGAGCCGGCGTCCCGGCGTTCTACGTGAGCGGACGGTTGGCCGATCGACTCCCCGGAATCCAGTATCTGCTGGTGCTCGTCACGGCGTTCACCTGCTGTATCCTCGTGCTCCCCGCGGTCCGGGGGTTCTGGGCGTTCGTCGCGTTCAGCGCCGTCACGGGCTACGTCATCCACAGCGTCTTCCCGGCCGTCGACACGTACCTGCTCGGGACCCTCCCCGACCGCCACCGGGCCAGCGCCTACGCCGCCTACGGTGCCGGGATGATGGTCCTGCAGGCACCGGGGAGCCTCGTCGTCGGCGTCCTCCGGAGCCGGCAGGTCCCCTTCCCGGTGATCTTCGAGTGGATGGGCGGCGGCCTCGTCGCGCTGGTGGTCGTGTTGCTGGCGCTGCACGTCGGCGGGCGACTTCCACAGACGGCGGAGGCCTGA
- a CDS encoding DUF3267 domain-containing protein, producing the protein MDVADGAEPDAVLADLELTRGVAIQMTAVGTLGMVVAWAAFSALYQGWTGQPVGLRFAPAGVGWWNEALNLAVILLLGTAFVVPHEWLHGLAIRYYGGEARYGVGVAHFVLPYAYATTDHEFTRNQFVVVLLTPLVVLTLVGVPLMIACRWGWLVVPLALNAAGSVADLWMASTMLGYPPHVRAVDHEDGVRIVGRERDRREGVSVTALVWDALSGAAVAAFLTLVCLGLGGPLVLSALGVESLTVGTPGTVTYLFSFTASPDELSFGVGPGVLGVGGLLGLVYAFGRSYLRGRRSASE; encoded by the coding sequence ATGGACGTGGCCGATGGGGCCGAGCCCGACGCCGTCCTCGCCGACCTCGAACTGACGCGGGGCGTCGCGATCCAGATGACCGCCGTCGGGACCCTCGGGATGGTGGTCGCCTGGGCCGCCTTCAGCGCGCTGTACCAGGGCTGGACCGGACAGCCGGTCGGGCTCCGGTTCGCGCCGGCCGGCGTCGGCTGGTGGAACGAGGCGCTGAACCTCGCGGTTATCCTCCTGTTGGGCACCGCCTTCGTCGTCCCGCACGAGTGGCTGCACGGGCTGGCGATCCGGTACTACGGCGGCGAGGCCCGCTACGGCGTCGGCGTGGCCCACTTCGTCCTCCCGTACGCCTACGCGACGACGGACCACGAGTTCACCCGGAACCAGTTCGTCGTCGTGCTCCTGACCCCGCTCGTCGTGCTGACGCTCGTCGGCGTCCCGCTGATGATCGCGTGCCGGTGGGGGTGGCTGGTCGTGCCGCTCGCGCTGAACGCGGCCGGGTCCGTCGCCGACCTCTGGATGGCGTCGACGATGCTCGGCTACCCGCCACACGTCCGCGCCGTGGACCACGAGGACGGCGTCCGGATCGTCGGCCGGGAGCGGGACCGACGGGAGGGCGTCTCGGTGACGGCGCTCGTCTGGGACGCGCTCTCGGGCGCGGCCGTCGCGGCGTTCCTGACGCTCGTCTGTCTCGGCCTCGGCGGGCCGCTGGTGCTCTCGGCGCTCGGCGTCGAGTCGCTCACCGTCGGCACGCCCGGAACGGTGACGTACCTGTTCTCGTTCACCGCGAGCCCCGACGAACTGTCCTTCGGCGTCGGCCCGGGCGTCCTCGGCGTCGGCGGGCTGTTGGGCCTCGTCTACGCGTTCGGGCGGAGCTACCTGCGCGGGCGGCGCTCGGCCAGCGAGTGA
- a CDS encoding DUF7109 family protein gives MDLTRDELAGVVDVLGPVTVDEVGRACSELAFKRGEDADPGGFAGDVEDALDSYHLVRVADHEADTEAPLLVVGPAAFPEIPEGAADLPHILDLPERRVDREGAARAAEERFREDAVVAVRAGDDERIAALLDVSYELEAWGPVDLASVRERLDDASE, from the coding sequence ATGGACCTGACTCGCGACGAACTCGCCGGCGTGGTCGACGTGCTCGGTCCGGTGACCGTCGACGAGGTCGGGCGGGCCTGCTCGGAACTGGCGTTCAAGCGCGGCGAGGACGCCGACCCCGGTGGGTTCGCGGGGGACGTCGAGGACGCGCTGGACTCCTACCACCTGGTCCGAGTCGCCGACCACGAGGCCGACACGGAGGCACCCCTCCTCGTCGTCGGCCCGGCAGCGTTCCCCGAGATTCCCGAGGGCGCGGCGGACCTCCCCCACATCCTCGACCTGCCGGAACGCCGCGTCGACCGGGAGGGGGCCGCCCGCGCCGCCGAGGAGCGGTTCCGCGAGGACGCCGTCGTCGCGGTCCGGGCCGGTGACGACGAGCGTATCGCGGCCCTGTTGGACGTGAGTTACGAGCTCGAAGCCTGGGGGCCCGTCGATCTCGCGTCCGTCCGGGAACGCCTCGACGACGCCAGCGAGTGA
- a CDS encoding NUDIX hydrolase gives MEFDRLAAHDPVVVDDEERQAAVIAPVVTREDGFGVLFTKRADHLPDHPGQMSFPGGGREPEDADLLGTALREANEEIGLDPQAVHVVGRLDDIRTVSQYSVRPFVGRVPDREYLPSDEEVAEVVVLPVGALTDLENYESEQRDHPHYGEIRLHFFYVDSYTVWGATARMLVQLLELTTDWRPPDEPDRYAGPDDDLPERVQDEVQ, from the coding sequence ATGGAGTTCGACCGGCTGGCGGCCCACGACCCCGTCGTCGTCGACGACGAGGAGCGCCAGGCGGCCGTCATCGCGCCGGTCGTCACGCGCGAGGACGGGTTCGGCGTCCTGTTCACCAAACGGGCCGACCACCTGCCGGACCACCCCGGACAGATGTCGTTCCCCGGCGGCGGCCGCGAACCCGAGGACGCCGATCTGCTGGGGACCGCGCTCCGGGAGGCCAACGAGGAGATCGGGCTGGACCCCCAGGCCGTCCACGTCGTCGGCCGACTGGACGACATCCGGACGGTCTCGCAGTACTCCGTGCGGCCGTTCGTCGGCCGCGTCCCCGACCGGGAGTACCTCCCGAGCGACGAGGAGGTCGCGGAGGTGGTCGTCCTGCCGGTCGGCGCGCTGACCGACCTCGAGAACTACGAGTCCGAGCAGCGGGACCACCCCCACTACGGCGAGATCCGCCTCCACTTCTTCTACGTCGACAGCTACACCGTCTGGGGGGCGACGGCGCGGATGCTCGTCCAGTTGCTCGAACTCACGACCGACTGGCGACCCCCCGACGAGCCGGACCGCTACGCCGGACCCGACGACGACCTGCCCGAGCGTGTCCAGGACGAGGTACAGTGA
- a CDS encoding NAD(P)/FAD-dependent oxidoreductase: protein MRVGVVGGGAVGLVTAGDLAAAGADVTLYERDALGSGATGRAAGICYDAFAGRMDAAVADRALARYREWGLLTPRPYVWVAREDGDGTAVRGQVAEMQRRGVDAETVTPAELGERYPRLRIDAVVAAGVARDAGTVDPDEVVAFLAERARDAGATLRTDTPVSLAAPTTVETAEGTAAFDAVVVAAGHATAPLVERVGVSLAVDTYRAQALVTAAVEGTLPSLYDATREFYWRPRGAGLLVGDGAHPATPDDWDREADASFVEATLDRVRAATTLSPAVERSWAGLCTATPDRDPLVGEVADGLWVATGWQGHGLMRAPAFGEYVARRVRGAPSPFAVPVAERVDPTRFDGDESFDPLGDPTADW from the coding sequence ATGCGGGTCGGTGTCGTCGGCGGCGGCGCGGTCGGCCTGGTCACGGCGGGCGACCTGGCGGCCGCCGGAGCCGACGTGACGCTCTACGAACGCGACGCGCTCGGCAGCGGCGCGACCGGCCGCGCCGCGGGGATCTGTTACGACGCCTTCGCCGGGCGGATGGACGCCGCCGTCGCCGACCGCGCGCTCGCCCGCTACCGGGAGTGGGGGCTGTTGACGCCGCGGCCGTACGTCTGGGTCGCCCGCGAGGACGGCGACGGGACGGCCGTCCGGGGACAGGTCGCCGAGATGCAGCGCCGGGGCGTCGACGCCGAGACGGTGACGCCGGCGGAACTCGGCGAGCGGTACCCGCGCCTGCGGATCGACGCCGTCGTGGCCGCCGGCGTCGCCCGCGACGCCGGGACGGTCGACCCCGACGAGGTGGTCGCGTTCCTCGCCGAGCGTGCGCGGGACGCGGGTGCGACGCTCCGGACCGACACGCCCGTCTCGCTGGCGGCCCCGACGACGGTCGAGACGGCCGAAGGGACGGCTGCCTTCGACGCCGTCGTCGTCGCGGCTGGCCACGCGACGGCCCCGCTGGTCGAGCGCGTCGGCGTCTCGCTCGCCGTCGACACCTACCGGGCGCAGGCGCTCGTGACCGCCGCCGTCGAGGGGACGCTCCCGTCGCTGTACGACGCGACACGGGAGTTCTACTGGCGGCCGCGGGGCGCGGGACTGCTGGTCGGCGACGGCGCACATCCGGCGACCCCCGACGACTGGGACCGCGAGGCCGACGCGTCGTTCGTCGAGGCGACTCTCGACCGAGTGCGGGCGGCGACGACGCTGTCACCGGCCGTCGAGCGGTCGTGGGCGGGGCTCTGCACGGCGACGCCCGACCGCGACCCGCTGGTGGGCGAGGTCGCCGACGGGCTGTGGGTCGCGACGGGGTGGCAGGGCCACGGCCTGATGCGAGCGCCCGCCTTCGGCGAGTACGTCGCCCGGCGCGTCCGCGGCGCGCCGTCGCCGTTCGCGGTGCCGGTGGCCGAGCGGGTCGACCCGACGCGGTTCGACGGCGACGAGTCGTTCGATCCGCTGGGCGATCCGACCGCCGACTGGTGA
- a CDS encoding Hsp20/alpha crystallin family protein produces MIRGIGESIGDAVFENIGRAAARVQENKPLPADLLESDDAYLVVFDAPGATASDVQVRYVDDRVEVRIDRFRDFREGFEMRYPGRGLALDGSATLPEDARVDPAAASATLKADGTLQVRVPKVDEPEAADEGESEAHETGSDDVESVVESHDEDDAEE; encoded by the coding sequence ATGATCCGCGGCATCGGGGAGAGCATCGGCGACGCGGTGTTCGAGAACATCGGCCGCGCCGCCGCCCGCGTCCAGGAGAACAAGCCGCTCCCGGCCGACCTCCTCGAGAGCGACGACGCCTACCTCGTCGTCTTCGACGCCCCCGGTGCCACCGCCAGCGACGTGCAGGTCCGCTACGTCGACGACCGGGTGGAGGTCCGGATCGACCGCTTCCGCGACTTCCGGGAGGGCTTCGAGATGCGCTACCCCGGCCGCGGGCTCGCCCTCGACGGGTCGGCGACCCTGCCCGAGGACGCCCGCGTCGACCCCGCCGCGGCGTCGGCGACCCTGAAGGCCGACGGCACGCTCCAGGTCCGGGTCCCGAAGGTCGACGAACCCGAAGCGGCCGACGAGGGGGAGAGTGAGGCCCACGAGACCGGGAGCGACGATGTCGAGTCCGTCGTCGAGTCCCACGACGAGGACGACGCCGAGGAGTAG
- a CDS encoding DUF7559 family protein — protein sequence MPATLEVVCTDDDCTLDMFELHYTYDMPDDTGVEDFTCPYCGSGQALEAVEL from the coding sequence ATGCCAGCCACGCTCGAAGTCGTCTGTACCGACGACGATTGCACCCTCGACATGTTCGAGCTGCACTACACGTACGACATGCCCGACGACACCGGCGTCGAGGACTTCACCTGCCCGTACTGCGGGTCAGGGCAAGCCCTGGAGGCCGTCGAGCTATGA
- a CDS encoding DUF429 domain-containing protein → MGSGVLGVDFSGASEAGDSLWVTEATRTSAGLRVDRCYRATDEWGRGRESAHAGLVERVTDDDVTTVGLDFPFSLPQAVLDELCGGTWRGFLEWVAGDDGPADPSAFSAACRETAERVTGSRDVRRETDARRGALCPYTNRVRSMTFHGGRDVLGRLVDADGVAVAPMQGTDADTVVSEVYPAATFGWLGCYREGYKSTDGARARRAFNLDAVEACSVALDDHRATYLANHDALDSLAAAVSAGRVGDGARPSPAGTDAEGHIFV, encoded by the coding sequence ATGGGTTCCGGTGTCCTGGGAGTGGACTTCAGCGGCGCGAGCGAGGCCGGGGACTCGCTCTGGGTGACTGAAGCCACGCGAACGAGTGCGGGTCTGCGAGTCGACAGGTGTTATCGGGCGACCGACGAGTGGGGCCGCGGCCGCGAGAGCGCCCACGCGGGACTGGTCGAGCGCGTCACGGACGACGACGTGACGACGGTCGGCCTGGACTTCCCGTTCAGCCTCCCGCAGGCCGTCCTCGACGAGCTGTGCGGCGGCACGTGGCGGGGATTCCTGGAGTGGGTCGCCGGCGACGACGGCCCGGCCGACCCGAGCGCGTTCTCCGCTGCCTGCCGGGAGACGGCAGAGCGCGTCACCGGGTCCCGGGACGTCCGCCGGGAGACCGACGCCCGTCGCGGGGCGCTCTGCCCCTACACCAACCGCGTCCGCAGTATGACGTTCCACGGCGGCCGAGACGTGCTCGGGCGACTGGTCGACGCCGACGGCGTGGCCGTCGCGCCGATGCAGGGGACAGACGCCGACACCGTCGTCTCCGAGGTCTATCCCGCCGCCACGTTCGGCTGGCTCGGCTGTTACCGCGAGGGGTACAAGTCCACCGACGGTGCACGGGCGCGCCGAGCGTTCAACCTCGACGCCGTCGAGGCCTGCTCGGTGGCCCTCGACGACCACCGGGCGACCTACCTCGCGAACCACGACGCGCTGGACTCGCTCGCGGCCGCCGTCTCCGCGGGCCGGGTCGGCGACGGCGCGCGCCCGTCCCCCGCCGGCACCGACGCCGAGGGCCATATCTTCGTGTAG